In Mytilus edulis chromosome 3, xbMytEdul2.2, whole genome shotgun sequence, the genomic window gtctatgaagaaataacataaaaaatttagtgcacactgaataatgcgcgtagtgggttatttaacagtgtgcaccacattttttatgttatttcgaatagacagaaaaaatattacagtcatttcttataatttaattctaaattccatttaaaccgtagaaaaccatgaaaaaacattgatgacgtcacggtcacatgtcTATGGcctgataacaaaataaagtcagccaatcagaagacgcgttacatccaaaattaaattattaatatataaaccaAATATTGATTCATCAGAAAACATCATGGTACAAtgcagaaatatatatatagagtggTCAAGAGTAAGTTTTACCATTTCCACATGTGAAAGTTGCATTTCAATCATATTCTTatgtctaaataaaaaaaaatgacaattgcACCAATAAGGAGGCTGGTTCATGCTTAGAGCTGTTTCAAAATTACATTGGGGGAGAGCAGGCACTTTTTTAAGACCATGACCACACATACAATAAAGTTCATTTTACGTACAATTCTTACAGAATTCTTAAGAAAATGCAACCATCCATTTTAGATAAATTTGAGTCCTCCCATTCCCCCTTCCGATAAATTTGGAAACAACCCTTATTTAAGGTAGCATGTTTACCAGATATTTGGTGTTTCTTTTAAATAGCCGAGAATTAATTTTTTATGATGGTGAAATCATTTTAATTCATATCCTCTCTTTTCTACCCTCAATCCTTGTAATTCCATTTAAAACAACTTTCTAAAACCACCAAATCCAGATGATGAACCACACCTTTTTTTACAAGTGTACACatgttttttaaaagtatgtataaCTTTTGACAACAGCATTGTAATGTTTGAAAACAGAGTTATAATTTCACATTAACATAAGTAACAATACCATACATTAAATAATTGGTTTCATAATTATTATACTGACACACAATGCAACATATcttaaaaatctataaatatagaaacaaaatcTACCCATAATCATACACATTTTTTTACGAGAAACAAAACCCATTCAAACAAAATGTTACTACAACATAAATTTACAGTAAATTGCATATTAACTCAACTTTTAAGCATAATACTTTAACACAAAATACAGGGTTACtgcaaatataacaaaataaatgtgCCAAGGAATATATCATATTGCATAAATTTGCTTCTTTAATATTTTGCACTATCCCTTTTAAAATTAAGTACCAAATTTTTCAAGTATCTAAAAGACATTAAGAAACACATTTTGATCCAATATAATTGGTAATTCCCATTTtccttttaatgtttttttttatgatttgtatcatttgaaatttttaataaaagaaactatCAATATTTCATTAGGTACATAATCCATTGCAGTGTGATTTTCAAACATGGTCACACACAtcgaagcagatctccaaaatgCTTTTTGTTTCTCTTATTTTGCAACCCTTTTCTTATCGTTCGTATTATAAGTTGCAATGATCCTCTTAAAACCCTACCatatattgaattaaaatgaaaCTATGGAACTATCCTTTCAGTGCGCaacattttttatcaattacGAAATACTCTGGCTTCTAGGTATTGTTAAAAAGAAATGACAGGTATTATTGTTGAATTTTGTATCATCATTCAAATAAGTAattttctagaaatttttggtaaaatatattaagaaaacatatttaacaatgatttattaatatatttGGTTCACAGTTTTGTATTTCTGATTATCCTTTTCCTAACAGGGAATGTTCTTCTCATTTGTCTCTCAAATTTGTTACATTCATTTTTCTAGATGAAAATAAATACTTTTCTGTTCAGTACcccaaaaagatttttttttaactactcaAAATAACATCAACCCAGTAAAAAACATTTCATCATTCAgttcatttcctttttttccaACTGTACACAAAGTCTTGTTTCCCATCTTGGACAAACAACCACACTGACATGCCCTTCATTTTAAACTGGTACCCTTAAATTCTAACTAAAACACTTGATATCTGACATCAATCATGCCTGCTAATGGATTTTCACAGAACACAGTTCACTACGATGAATCATAAATATAATTAGAATAGAGAAAAGGAGTAGTAACTGGATAGAACAATACAATCCACATGAACAGTCCAAGAATAAAACTAGCAATAAGTTTGTGTTTAACAGGCTGTGGATGTCCCATCACTTCACCAAACGATGGAAATCCCATGTGATTACAGAAAGCGTGGGCTATCACAGGTGCTATCAAGTGACCTGAAAAAAATACCATAGATATTAAACACATGTGATTACAGAAAGCGTGGGCTATCACAGGTGCTATCAAGTGAcctgaaataaaaaatactatAGATATTTAACATTAAAGCAATTTGTGTGGGCTATTACAGGTGCTATCAAGTGACCtgaaaaaataattagatattaAACATGAAACCAATTAGCATGGGCTATCACAGGTGCTATCAAGTGACCTGAAATAAATACCATTGATATTAAACATGAAACCAATTAGCATGGGCTATCACAGGTGCTATCAAGTGACCTGAAATAAATACCATTGATATTAAACATGAAACCAATTAGCATGGGCTATCACAGGTGCTATCAAGTGACCTGAAATAAATACCATTGATATTAAACATGAAACCAATTAGCATGGGCTATCACAGGTGCTATCAAGTGACCTGAAATAAATACCATTGATATTAAACATAAAAGCAATTTGTGTGGGCTATCACAGGTGCTATCAAGTGACCTGAAAAAAATACCATTGATATTAAACATAAAAGCAATTAACGTGGGCTATCAAAGGTGCTATCAAGTGACCTGAAATAAAAACCATGGATATTAAACATAAAAGCAATTAGCATGGCCTATCACCACAGGTGCTATCAAGTGATCTGAAATAATTACCATAGATATTAAACATAAAAGCAATTAAGTTTGTcctaaaataaatacatgtattagatAGAAGTAAAGTAATATCAAGTGGTCTGTACTTAGAAAATAAAAAGCATGGAAGTTTTAATATGTATGACTCTCGAAGTCCCTGCTGCATCCAAGTTTGTACAACTTCTCTAATACTAAATGAGGATACCTGTTTTGATCTGTGTCACTTCTCTTTTTTACAGATCAAATGAATTAATATGGTTCTCTACTCTTTAAATATGCATATTGTAGATTGTTTCTTCATGCTTAATTGTTAgtgttaaggaggctcgagggtataaaaatttcagaaaaaaattaaacatttgtttttcattacaaattttatttattaccttttgtagttgttactttatcatatggtacaaaaacattcaaaagaattaattcgtgttggccccagatgacttttaaaatgtaaacatcattgaaaaagttccaaattatctccctttggtggaaaaatgccattttttggctttaaaattgaaatatctcttttaactcatcagtgacctatattttttaatataatttcgatacatgctgtacttaaactaaattattgtaaaatttgagcgatttctgtaataaatttctttttttatgtcgatattccctttatttctcctattagttcaacagaaaaaaaacacttttacaaagatgtatgcttctttcgaaggcagattgtgagcgcaaatgaacgctgaccccatttttttattttatttttctattaactataagataaagttcatttacagaaaaatatagagaaatcctatataaatgatttagacccgcgaacccccttaaatgtCACTTTCAGCACTCCTGGGTCTTACATAGAGGCCTATTTGTATTGGTAAAGGAGTTCATTGTGAGAGGGAAACAAGCAATCTGAGTGAATTTGAAGGGATTCAAGTGCACCTAACAGAAATCATGGTAACACAAGTCTTGTTCAAACTCACCACCTCAGAGACCAGAAAAAGATTATGTTTTCCCATCTATTATTTTCTGTCAGAAGTTTTAttctacatatttgttttcataattaCACAAAAGTTATTGAGGctttttcaattataaatttaagAACATTCAGAACTCttgtatttattgatatttaatatCGGTGATACAACACTATTTTATCTTACCTGTTCGTAGGAATAAGAATGCTGAATAAATACCAAATAATGTTGTATATGTTAACTGgaatactgaaaaatataattttaaattattgcaGTGGATAACCATTTTCAATAAAACACCTAGTGCAAATTTGTTTAAACTTTGAATGCTGTTATTTTGATAGAAATGGCTTATTTAACACTTTAACAGTACTTATTATTTGaaacaaacatgattttaatacaaaatggttaaaaagaaggtattaatataataatatttactcataaatatatgtattacatattattgtatagcaatataatatttcccacaaaaAGTAACTAAatgttagcgtgcaataaattccaatattgcactagtgcaatatatcttcaaaattcatgacgtcatcaacgacaaaatcttagtttaaaccaatttttactttcaaatattatattgctatacaataaaagggttattgcatgaatgttgggaaatattgtccctcgtagaacataattgcactcgcaagctcgtgcaaaaaaaaaagtcgtgCAATATAacattctactcgggacaatattccccaatattcatgcaataaccctatattattcaCATTTTACTCTTATACGTTGTCCATAAAAGGTTATCCTTGTTttaaaaattccaatagggaacatactttaCATTATTGTAGTATTAAACCATATTTTAAGATGTATAATAAGAAACATCTTAAAAATTGGTTCAATGCTACAATTACATAAAAGGTTAATTGAAATAAGACATATGTATACTTACATGACTGTTTACAAGCTGTTTTAACATCTAGTCCACCTGTTGTCACTTTCTCTATCATGTGATGAACATGTGCTGAAATTATAATAATCCTTAACAATGAGTACAAAGAACTTGGTCATAGtatttcaactgcattttaattCTATTTCAAGTCTTGTGTAacagatttgtttatttttagcatTAAGTTTCATAATAAACTTGGAATTCAATTGCAGTGGACCAATTAAATGTTTCCAGAAATAAGAAGCATAATATGTGCCACTAGCAGAGCAGGAATTGTTACCCTTCAGAGTACACCGAGTTCAAATCTGTactttgtgttgtgtttttttaactgttgactttatttttaGGTCAACATTTGGTGTCTTTCTTATATCTGGTGACTGAATTCTAAACCTTCTTTTATTCTAtcatgttgataccaaattataATCTGAATACTTATactgtgggtctcattggggtctaagcgtgacgcgggattgccgattttttgtaagcgtgacacgtgaaagtcaaattattgtgtcgggaAAACGGGAAaagaggtctagcgggacccgggaaataacaaaaaaatgagaattgcttacgtacatagtgtaagcgggatacgggaatctgacaaaacagtaagcggaatccgggatcagaaccccccaatgagaccccctataCTCTGACCTTAGTTTTGTTACTAAATTGGTTCTGTTATTTTTATTACAAGTCAGTGTCTGTCATTACTAAGGAAAATAAATTaacttaatttttgtttgtttggaatAAATCTTAAGTATACATACCAACTCCAAAGAACAGTGGACAGAGAAACACAGATAATCCTTGACCAAAACAGGGAACCAGTAATGGCAGCATACAGGCTCTAAATATAAATTCTTCTGAAAATGGAGCCTGTAATTTAAACATATTGATGTTTTGAAAGCAAAAACATTTTGAGCAGTTTATGGCACCAAATAAATACTGTGTCTTTGCAATCTATACATTTATATACTTGATCAAAAAAACACAGTGAAACAAGCTTTAAAGGTCGTCTTTCttatgcaaaaaaaatcaaatgtattttgTACCTAATATCAAAGGTCAACTctcttataatttcattttattaaaccaaactttgtcaagtttttctatgttgtgttgtttgGGTGCTATCTTGTTGAAACATACCCtggttctctttttttttaaattgtacttACAACTATATGGTTTCGTAACCAGACTAGATTTGTGGCACTCTGTGTCCAATACTTTGgctctgttgaaaaaaaaagaaatatatttgtcacaattatttttcagtatttatTATTCATCGTTTggttctattttattattttttgtgaatTTCAAGGTAAaagatttttaacaaataaatgtgttaaaaGAAATACACATTTCCATtaattaagattaaaataaaaataataatttcaaatgcCATAAATAGCATAATTGTGTTCAGTCATTTAATCATTTTCATTAATTGAAAGTTTAAAAGCTGATACACATTTCCATtaattaagattaaaataaaaataataatttcaaatgtCATAAATAGCATCATTGTGTTACAGTCATTTAatcattttcattaattaaaagtttaaaagctGATTCCTTTCAGCTTAGAGGattttttggggtgttttttttAAGGGGTGGGGGTATACGTACTTGTCAGGAAATTTTGTAATCCAGTATTATCTATCCAAATtatggtaaatatatatttattcttaccTAAGTACAAACCGAATACACCATCCATGTAATGTAAGGTTAATGGTCCTGTGAATAAAAcctaaaaagagaaaaaaatatagaaaactaaaattttattactgttattatttttatcacaTACCCTCAAACACACTCCATtttcaaaagataaaatatacaAAGTGGTATATGTATTGTCTATTCAATATACTATTCACGTAAAAATCCATATCACACGTCATTTAGAAATAGCAAGTATACTAgtatttttcttgaaaaatattcaCAATTGAAATAACACTGTATTCATTACCATAGTAAGACCAAGTGGAATCAACAATGCTGGAAAAAATCCTCTGAATCTTATACCCATCCATTCTAACAAGGTCTGCAAAAAATCAGTAAAATATGGAACATATATCATAggaacaaattttcaaaaatcaaaataatttccCTGAAACATCATTGcaagtatatatacatgatatataacatACCTAAATATGAAATGGTACAACTAGCATTCATTAAGACTTATTGATTATAACATGCCTGGGCAATTATTTCATGATAAGAAtttcaatatacattttgtacatgatatattataatgATTAATACACTGTGACACATATTGTAGTGGTTTGGAAAGAGATGGAAGTTTTAGTCATAATAGGAGGCCTCCACCATATGTTTATTATGTAATTAACTCTGTAACTAGGGATTCATTTGCGAGTTGTCTCCCTTAGGAGGGACATAAATTGTCATTGATAATGAAGAGCTAGAAGAAAAGGCAAATTTATCAGTGCCTTAAGCTTGTGTGTGTTGACTAAGTTTTTCATAGCTTTTATACCTTACTGTTAAGCATaggtttttgcttattattgaaggctgtatgggATCTACATTATTTGGactctggtggacagttgtctcattggcaatcttccCATATCTTGTTAATTGTGTTGTAGGTCAAGATGTAgcttaaatatttgttatcttctttttcttaaaatgtatatCTTTCTAGCATCAGAAATGGTTGACTGACTAGATATACATCATACAAGTTTTGCAGTATTGTATGGTGTTTGATAAGTTACCTCCCCTTTACTGGATTCTGTACCAAAACAACATAATAGTAGTGGAACTATGACAGATATGACAGCAACACTCATAAACCTTCTTTTAATAACATCAGGATGGTCtctgaaaaaaaagatacaaacaaTAAATCAGTAACTAAAATAGGAACAACTTTTGTACATGATCTTTCAGGAGTGCATTAGGTGGCCATGTGGATACTGGAACAGACAATATAATTGAGACAGGGACTTTCTATTCTAAAAGGACTGGTCACTTATAACTATGTCTATACAAATTGTCAGACCAAACTGTGCGGTCGCTGGTGTCACATGACTTTATAACAAATCATTTGTGTTCTTCATAACTCTATGTTCAAGTTTAATGAAGtaacatttttatgaaatttaatacattttgtcattgcaaaatgctgtttttgaaaacattcctcagtttttttaaatatagatctTTGAACTTTGAGGCAATGTGTTAGTGAATTTCGAGTGGCTGCCATCTTGTTTGATATGTAACCCCTTTTGCATGACTGGAGTGTTCTTTAAAACAATATGTCTCAGTTTAATAATTTAACATTCttttaaaatcttatattttttgcCATGGTAGATGgatataaataagattttatattatagggttattgcatgaatattggggaatattgtcccgagtagaattttatattgcacgagcttgggagtgcaatatatgttctacgagggacaatattccccaatattcatgcaataacccttttattgtatagcaacagaatatttgaaagtaaaaatttgtttaaactaaaaaaaattgttgatgacgtcatgaattttgaagatttattgcactagtgcaatattggaatttattgcatgctaacttttagttactttctgtgggaaatattatattgctatgcaatagtTTCATATATGACACTGTATTAAATTAACATATACTTTGAAATACGCAAATAACTTCTAGCttcgtatatcatgtatatatatatatatatccaagttTATTGTTTGGGTGTAGCTTAACACGAGCGGCTTGGTAATATTAAGTTAAATCAATAGAGACAAGTCCAGTttgtatagaaagtccctggctGAGACAACTCCTCATAAATATGATATATTCTGTTGCATTTGAAACAGATGAAATAAACAAGAATAACAATCATATGATTCACAATAAAGATGATGACGGATGGCTGTTTTAACATACAGTGCCAAATTAAATGGTTACTAGGGGTTGCAAACATGCATATCATCTTGTAATCATCTTTTTCTCCACCGGGACTTGAGCACAGGACCTCTGAgttacaaacatgacaaaggagTGCATATATAGACTGAGCTATAGAACTTTTTCCTTAGCTCAACCATGTATGGCGGACTTAGTATCTACTTcattttctaagggaagcaatcctgtCACTCAATCAACAAATAAATTATGTTGGAAGTAAAACATGAAACATGATCtctttacacatgttacatgtttaatagggctcttcacggttagttcggccatattggatagggggcagattttcataatagaggtaaaa contains:
- the LOC139516344 gene encoding CAAX prenyl protease 2-like, which gives rise to MALVVFSLASWQAVLLCLLFALIYVGSLYVWASVGNKTRDHPDVIKRRFMSVAVISVIVPLLLCCFGTESSKGETLLEWMGIRFRGFFPALLIPLGLTMVLFTGPLTLHYMDGVFGLYLEPKYWTQSATNLVWLRNHIVAPFSEEFIFRACMLPLLVPCFGQGLSVFLCPLFFGVAHVHHMIEKVTTGGLDVKTACKQSLFQLTYTTLFGIYSAFLFLRTGHLIAPVIAHAFCNHMGFPSFGEVMGHPQPVKHKLIASFILGLFMWIVLFYPVTTPFLYSNYIYDSS